From the Rhodococcus sp. NBC_00297 genome, one window contains:
- a CDS encoding DUF305 domain-containing protein, producing MTTEERPTAQRSQRSALLVLGAVALLVIGFAVGFLAQTPLRDDPAPTPGADSVDVGFSQDMTVHHNQAIEMATIALSGASDPLVKNLAYDILTTQQNQAGQMQGWLALWDAAPLPTGGYMGWMTEDGGHSMSGSSMSSMSGSGSSTGPVQTMPGMASTQDMTALRAATGPALDVLFLQLMLRHHEGGLPMMEYGAVHAETPAVRNLAQTMVNTQTSEAQLMTQMLTEKGAAPL from the coding sequence GTGACGACGGAGGAGCGGCCCACGGCGCAGCGGAGTCAGCGGTCGGCGCTGCTGGTCCTGGGTGCGGTGGCCCTGCTCGTCATCGGGTTCGCCGTCGGCTTCCTCGCGCAGACCCCGTTGCGGGACGATCCGGCACCCACACCGGGCGCCGATTCGGTCGACGTCGGGTTCTCGCAGGACATGACCGTGCATCACAACCAGGCGATCGAGATGGCGACCATCGCGCTCAGTGGCGCCTCCGATCCGCTGGTCAAGAATCTCGCGTACGACATCCTCACGACACAGCAGAACCAGGCCGGGCAGATGCAGGGCTGGCTGGCGCTCTGGGACGCCGCTCCGTTGCCGACGGGCGGCTACATGGGCTGGATGACGGAGGACGGCGGACACTCCATGTCCGGCTCGTCGATGTCGTCCATGTCCGGGTCCGGCTCGTCCACCGGTCCCGTACAGACCATGCCGGGTATGGCGAGCACGCAGGACATGACGGCCCTGCGCGCCGCCACCGGTCCGGCACTGGACGTGCTGTTCCTCCAGTTGATGCTGCGCCACCACGAGGGTGGTCTGCCGATGATGGAGTACGGCGCGGTGCACGCGGAGACGCCCGCGGTGCGCAATCTCGCGCAGACGATGGTGAACACCCAGACCTCGGAGGCTCAGCTGATGACGCAGATGCTCACCGAGAAGGGTGCTGCTCCGCTCTGA